A single window of Plectropomus leopardus isolate mb chromosome 12, YSFRI_Pleo_2.0, whole genome shotgun sequence DNA harbors:
- the LOC121951231 gene encoding sodium- and chloride-dependent GABA transporter 3-like, which yields MNRQRRKIENQQRAGDRGQWASKTEYLLVVAGNVVGLGNVWRFPYLCYKNGGGAFLVPYGLLAVMCGIPLFLLETSVGQYSQEGFITCWRKLCPLAQGIGYGNLISKLYDFSYIIIQVWALFYLVFSFRSQLPWVSCENAWNTANCMDLQILDSPSKNWTNQTMLTNTTSAATEFWERRVLGMSVGIEELGSVRWDLALCLLTSWVFCYFSVWKGVKSSGKVAYVTATFPYVMLPILLIRGLTLPGAWEGIYYYLYPDLNRLANLEVWIEAGSQICFSYSLTMGTLTVLGSYNRYNNNCYKDCFWLCLLNSGTSFVAGFVVFSVLGFMAHKQGVSVDSVVESGPGLAFIAYPQATAMMPLPQFWTVCFFLMLLMLTVDTHFVTVECFITSISDLFPELFRKPWRHEMLVLFICSSFFLVNLMLVTEGGIYIFQLIDYYGTTRACHYFMALSECLALAWSFGADRVFNIIEDMTGQRPSVFFKLCWKWIIPSLSLISFILYLVDYKHLKFNDWYSYPDWAYALGLTMTLSSVLMVPLWAARQMCFTAGTFRQRFSFLCRPAEDPAWQSKKMGEEGTAVELATPVVTT from the exons ATGAacagacaaagaagaaaaatagaaaatcagcAGAGGGCTGGAGACAGAGGACAGTGGGCCAGTAAAACCGAATATCTCCTGGTTGTTGCAGGAAATGTGGTCGGTCTGGGCAACGTGTGGAGATTTCCTTACCTCTGCTACAAGAATGGTGGAG GTGCCTTTCTGGTGCCGTATGGTCTGTTAGCTGTGATGTGTGGGATACCTCTGTTCCTATTGGAAACCTCAGTCGGTCAGTACTCCCAGGAAGGATTCATCACCTGCTGGAGGAAACTGTGTCCCCTTGCACAAG gGATTGGATATGGAAATTTGATAAGTAAACTTTATGACTTCAGCTACATTATAATCCAAGTCTGGGCTCTCTTCTACCTGGTGTTCTCATTCAGATCCCAGCTTCCCTGGGTCAGCTGTGAGAACGCCTGGAATACAG CTAACTGCATGGATCTTCAGATTTTGGATTCTCCTTCAAAAAATTGGACAAATCAGACCATGTTGACGAACACCACCTCTGCTGCTACAGAGTTCTGGGA ACGACGTGTGCTGGGCATGTCTGTAGGCATTGAAGAGCTGGGCAGTGTGAGGTGGGATCTGGCCTTGTGTCTTCTGACCTCCTGGGTCTTCTGCTACTTCAGTGTCTGGAAAGGTGTCAAATCTTCTGGAAAG gtagCATACGTCACAGCCACTTTCCCCTATGTGATGCTCCCCATACTGCTCATCAGGGGCTTAACTCTGCCTGGAGCTTGGGAAGGTATCTACTACTATCTGTATCCAGACCTAAACCGCCTGGCAAACCTTGAg GTCTGGATAGAGGCAGGATCTCAAATATGCTTCTCCTATAGCTTGACTATGGGGACTCTGACTGTTCTGGGCAGCTACAATCGCTACAATAACAACTGTTATAA GGACTGCTTTTGGCTCTGTCTGCTGAACAGTGGGACCAGTTTTGTTGCTGGATTTGTCGTCTTCTCTGTGCTTGGATTCATGGCTCACAAACAGGGTGTTTCTGTCGACAGTGTGGTTGAATCAG GTCCAGGTTTGGCCTTCATTGCTTACCCTCAGGCAACAGCTATGATGCCTTTGCCACAGTTCTGGACTGTCTGCTTCTTCCTGATGCTTCTTATGCTGACTGTTGACACACAT TTTGTGACAGTCGAGTGTTTTATCACCTCAATAAGCGACTTGTTTCCGGAGCTGTTTCGTAAACCTTGGAGACACGAGATGCTCGTCCTTTTCATCTGTTCATCTTTTTTCCTTGTAAATCTGATGTTGGTCACTGag GGAGGGATTTATATATTCCAGCTCATTGATTATTATGGCACAACCAGAGCTTGTCACTATTTCATGGCTTTATCTGAGTGTCTGGCTCTGGCCTGGAGTTTTG GTGCTGATCGTGTTTTTAACATCATTGAGGACATGACAGGACAGAGACCGTCTGTTTTCTTCAAACTGTGCTGGAAATGGATCATTCCTTCACTGTCACTG ATTTCCTTCATCCTGTACCTGGTCGATTACAAACACCTCAAGTTTAACGACTGGTACAGTTACCCTGACTGGGCTTACGCACTGGGATTGACCATGACCCTCTCTTCTGTTCTCATGGTGCCACTGTGGGCAGCTAGACAGATGTGTTTTACAGCAGGGACCTTCAGACAG cgtttttctttcctttgccGTCCTGCTGAAGATCCAGCCTGGCAGAGCAAAAAAATGGGAGAGGAGGGAACCGCTGTTGAGCTGGCGACGCCTGTAGTGACCACTTAG
- the pold3 gene encoding DNA polymerase delta subunit 3, giving the protein MDELYLDNIDEYVNDQDKIVTYKWLSLTLGVHVNTAKQMLYHYLDHKRKESSAQLHATYLVSGKFVDNGQTSHKVSVVKEDQLEDFKSKMSLIVSVHVYSVQKALLKDSGPLYSVDYDAVKDNLKNCSRYSAIRCDSAVPMSSLELQQAREIQRAPAPEPVHKKTAMNGDANLASKPSTKPQKGIMGMFGNKPAPKNQDSGKDVKSEQKEDAPVVDAAKSKPATKASPMMNFFGSQAAKKPEKTVKQEEAAPSSSSAEHQCQSSPPERKQASPAAVEPKDSKKDSRSKTKRIEDSDSEEEKMDKKKRRRIKRPEPDSSDEDVIPDSPQPMETKEPSPSPKREVESVSHSHQGNSDMKTRKRRRVLKSRTFLDEDGCIVTEKGYESESYSETEDDVAATKQAPKDLISAKLPASNKQDEKKISQKKTSANANKGTKQASIMGFFQKK; this is encoded by the exons ATGGACGAGCTTTATTTGGATAACATTGATGAATACGTCAACGACCAAGATAAGATA GTGACATATAAATGGCTGAGTCTCACTCTGGGAGTTCATGTCAACACAGCCAAACA AATGCTCTATCATTATTTGGATCACAAGAGGAAGGAAAGTTCAGCTCAGCTCCATGCCACTTATCTTGTGTCGGGGAAGTTTGTGGACAATGGCCAAaca AGTCACAAGGTGTCGGTTGTCAAAGAGGACCAGTTGGAAG attttaaaTCCAAGATGAGCTTGATAGTCAGTGTCCACGTCTACAGTGTCCAGAAAGCTTTACTGAAAGATAGCGGCCCCCTCTACAGCGTTGACTATGATGCTGTGAAAGACAATCTGAAAAACTGCAGCAG GTACAGTGCAATCCGCTGTGACAGTGCAGTCCCCATGTCCTCTCTGGAGCTGCAACAGGCGAGAGAAATCCAGCGAGCTCCCGCACCAGAGCCtgttcacaaaaaaactgccatGAATGGAGATGCTAATCTGGCTTCAAAACCTTCCACCAAGCCGCAGAAAGGCATCATGGGAATGTTTGGAAATAAGCCCGCTCCTAAGAATCAGGACAGTGGCAAAGATGTCAAGTCAGAGCAGAAGGAGGATGCACCTGTG GTTGATGCCGCTAAAAGCAAACCAGCCACAAAAGCCAGTCCAATGATGAACTTCTTTGGGAGTCAAGCAGCAA AGAAACCAGAAAAAACGGTGAAGCAGGAGGAAGCAGCTCCATCATCATCCTCAGCAGAGCACCAATGCCAGAGTTCACCGCCCGAGAGAAAACAAgcttctcctgctgctgtggagcCAAAAGACTCTAAGAAAGACTCAAgaag CAAAACCAAGCGAATTGAGGATTCTGACAGCGAGGAGGAAAAGATGGACAAGAAAAAGAGACGAAGGATTAAGAGGCCCGAGCCAGACAGCAGTGATGAAGATG TCATTCCAGATTCTCCACAGCCGATGGAAACAAAAGAACCTTCACCAAGTCCTAAGAGGGAGGTTGAGTCTGTTTCACATTCACAT CAAGGAAACTCTGATATGAAGACGAGAAAGAGGAGACGAGTCCTGAAATCTCGGACCTTTTTAGACGAGGACGGATGCATCG TGACAGAGAAAGGCTATGAGAGCGAATCGTACTCCGAAACAGAGGATGATGTTGCGGCCACAAAACAAGCTCCAAAAGATCTCATCTCTGCAAAACTACCAGCAAGTAACAAACAGGACGAGAAGAAGATTAGTCAGAAGAAAACATCTGCAAATGCaaacaaaggaacaaaacaAGCTTCaattatgggatttttccaaaagaaatga